The following are from one region of the Desulfurispira natronophila genome:
- the topA gene encoding type I DNA topoisomerase, producing MAKKKLVIVESPAKARTINRYLGRDYTVKASVGHIRDLPKSSFGVDLENNFEPKYVTLRDKKKVIDELKAAAKNADEVYLASDPDREGEAIAWHISHILHKVKPLSIKRVLFNEITKKAITSALKKPIDIDQKKVDAQQARRILDRIVGYQISPLLWEKISRNLSAGRVQSVALRLVCERESEIDAFVTEEYWSIAARFHKEEMDFEAKLARIKGKKAQIGDEKTAKAVVAALKKGDFQVESVEKKQRRKRPLPPFTTSKLQQDASRKLRFSAKKTMMVAQSLYEGVNLGEYGQTGLITYMRTDSTRVSQDAVDMARDFIQETFGKEYLPEKPRAYATKKQSQDAHEAIRPTTSFHPESIRDHLTGDQYRMYKLIFDKFIASQMADALIDATAVDIVNGQHTLRATGSIVAFPGHLALYQATEDDKKKEDDLLPPLETGETLKLQEITPNQHFTQPPPRYTEATLVKTLEEKGIGRPSTYASILSTIEDRKYVEKEDRKFTPTERGKVVNELLVSYFPELFEYGFTANMENQLDQVEEGSENWKDILGRFYHGFQAELDKAKKALKHVDKISIKAGVACPRCEADLVIKAGRNGEFLACSRYPDCDFTSNFKKGEDGEIIIVERPADEPTNIDCDKCGKPMVIKMSRRGPFLACSGYPECKNPKSFRKREDGTIEIVEKKPAEPTDIKCEKCGAIMVIRVSRRGEFLACSAFPKCRNTKNMERDEDGKAVIKEKKKPAPKKKS from the coding sequence ATGGCAAAGAAAAAACTCGTAATTGTAGAGTCTCCCGCCAAAGCGCGTACTATCAACCGCTACCTGGGCCGAGACTATACCGTCAAGGCAAGCGTTGGCCACATACGCGACTTGCCCAAGTCAAGTTTTGGCGTTGACCTTGAGAATAATTTTGAACCCAAATACGTGACACTGCGAGACAAGAAGAAGGTAATTGACGAGCTTAAGGCTGCAGCAAAAAATGCAGATGAAGTCTATTTAGCCAGTGACCCCGATCGTGAAGGGGAGGCCATAGCCTGGCATATCAGCCACATACTGCATAAAGTCAAGCCGCTGAGCATAAAGCGGGTGCTTTTCAACGAAATCACCAAGAAGGCGATTACCAGTGCCTTGAAAAAGCCTATAGATATAGATCAGAAAAAAGTGGATGCCCAACAGGCTCGCCGTATTCTTGACCGTATTGTGGGCTACCAGATCAGCCCTCTGCTGTGGGAAAAAATCTCCCGTAACCTTTCTGCCGGGCGAGTGCAAAGTGTGGCCCTGCGCTTGGTGTGCGAGCGGGAAAGCGAAATAGATGCTTTTGTTACCGAAGAGTACTGGAGCATTGCTGCTCGCTTCCATAAAGAAGAGATGGACTTTGAAGCCAAGTTGGCACGTATTAAAGGGAAAAAAGCCCAGATTGGTGACGAAAAGACCGCTAAAGCCGTGGTGGCAGCTCTTAAAAAAGGCGACTTTCAGGTGGAAAGCGTCGAAAAGAAGCAGCGACGTAAGCGACCACTGCCACCCTTTACTACCAGTAAACTGCAACAGGATGCCTCACGCAAACTGCGGTTTTCTGCCAAAAAGACCATGATGGTGGCCCAGTCTCTTTACGAAGGGGTAAACCTGGGCGAGTATGGCCAGACTGGTCTGATTACCTATATGCGTACCGACTCTACCCGCGTATCCCAGGATGCCGTTGACATGGCCCGCGACTTTATTCAGGAAACCTTTGGCAAGGAGTACTTGCCAGAAAAACCACGGGCCTACGCCACCAAGAAACAGAGCCAGGACGCCCACGAAGCGATCCGGCCAACCACCTCATTTCATCCGGAAAGCATTCGGGATCACCTCACCGGTGATCAGTATCGCATGTACAAGCTTATATTCGACAAATTCATAGCCTCGCAAATGGCTGATGCGCTTATAGATGCTACTGCTGTGGATATCGTCAATGGCCAACACACCTTGCGAGCTACTGGCAGTATTGTTGCCTTTCCCGGCCACTTGGCTCTTTACCAGGCCACGGAAGATGACAAGAAAAAAGAAGACGATCTATTGCCTCCCCTGGAGACTGGAGAAACACTGAAGTTGCAGGAGATTACTCCTAATCAGCACTTCACCCAACCTCCCCCGCGCTATACAGAGGCAACTTTGGTGAAAACCCTTGAGGAGAAGGGTATTGGTCGCCCCAGTACCTATGCATCCATCCTTTCCACCATCGAGGACCGCAAGTATGTGGAGAAAGAGGATCGCAAGTTTACCCCTACTGAGCGGGGTAAAGTAGTGAATGAACTGCTGGTGAGCTATTTTCCTGAGCTATTTGAGTACGGATTTACCGCCAATATGGAAAACCAGTTGGACCAGGTAGAGGAAGGCTCTGAGAACTGGAAGGATATCCTGGGGCGCTTCTACCACGGCTTTCAGGCCGAGCTGGATAAAGCTAAAAAAGCACTGAAGCATGTGGATAAAATTAGTATCAAAGCCGGAGTTGCGTGCCCTCGCTGCGAAGCTGATCTGGTAATCAAGGCTGGGCGCAATGGTGAGTTTCTTGCGTGCAGTCGCTACCCTGACTGCGACTTTACGTCCAACTTTAAAAAAGGTGAAGACGGCGAGATTATTATTGTGGAGCGCCCAGCAGACGAGCCGACCAACATAGACTGCGACAAGTGTGGCAAACCTATGGTGATCAAGATGTCTCGTCGTGGACCATTCCTGGCCTGCAGTGGCTACCCCGAATGTAAAAATCCCAAGAGCTTTCGCAAGCGCGAAGACGGGACTATTGAAATAGTGGAGAAAAAACCCGCTGAGCCGACTGACATTAAGTGCGAAAAGTGTGGCGCCATTATGGTCATCCGTGTCTCTCGACGCGGTGAGTTCCTTGCCTGTTCTGCCTTTCCCAAGTGCCGCAACACCAAAAATATGGAGCGCGATGAGGATGGGAAGGCGGTTATCAAAGAGAAGAAGAAGCCGGCGCCAAAAAAGAAGTCTTAA